One segment of Pempheris klunzingeri isolate RE-2024b chromosome 20, fPemKlu1.hap1, whole genome shotgun sequence DNA contains the following:
- the LOC139220344 gene encoding bone morphogenetic protein 2-like, which produces MTAGALRLWLALALQLRCATPLALPQDGRTAGRLDALDAAKRMSGKLDGLVSLKDLPRGPAVAPHKKAPQFMLDLFNAVSVSEGTPKSQKEILEGNIVRSFEDKGHTGERFHFFNLSSLGREERMIKAEFRWFRKKQKFYHGKSYGPHFYKVDLYEVLDSRVKPWRGNLITSRLVPLYTQGWEVFNVTQTVSKWIRNSQENNGILVVTTLPSGNWMESVVSASRLNGELTDTNAYLVIFSDDGRTGASNQSYLGQAQPAAATPELHDHRSRRRRASPGFLPHGRSQSCQRVPLFVDFEEIGWSGWIISPRGYNAYHCKGSCPFPLGGNLRATNHATVRSIMHALKLSSDEVGAPCCVPDRLQSISLLYFDDEENVVLKQYDDMVALSCGCH; this is translated from the exons ATGACAGCAGGAGCTCTGCGCCTCTGGCTCGCGCTCGCTCTCCAGCTGAGATGCGCCACCCCGCTCGCCCTCCCGCAGGACGGAAGGACGGCGGGCCGGCTGGACGCTTTGGATGCGGCGAAGAGGATGAGCGGGAAGCTGGACGGGTTGGTTAGCCTGAAGGATTTGCCTCGAGGTCCGGCCGTGGCTCCTCACAAGAAGGCGCCTCAGTTTATGCTGGATCTTTTTAACGCGGTGTCAGTCTCCGAGGGGACCCCGAAAAGCCAGAAGGAGATTCTGGAAGGAAACATAGTGCGGAGTTTCGAGGACAAAG GTCACACTGGAGAGAGGTTTCACTTTTTCAACCTGTCGTCTttgggcagagaggagagaatgatCAAAGCGGAGTTCCGCTGGTtcagaaagaaacagaagttTTACCACGGAAAGTCATATGGACCTCATTTCTACAAG GTGGATCTGTATGAGGTGCTGGACAGCCGAGTGAAGCCATGGAGAGGAAACCTCATCACCTCCAGACTGGTGCCACTTTATACGCAGGGATGGGAAGTCTTCAATGTCAcccaaact GTGTCAAAGTGGATCCGCAACAGCCAAGAGAATAACGGCATCCTTGTGGTGACCACACTTCCTTCCGGCAACTGGATGGAGTCAGTGGTGTCCGCATCTAGGCTGAATGGAGAGCTGACGGACACAAACGCCTACCTGGTCATATTCTCAGACGACGGGAGGACGGGTGCATCAAACCAGTCATACCTGG GACAAGCCcaacctgcagcagccacaccTGAGCTCCACGACCACCGCAGCAGGAGACGACGTGCATCTCCAGGTTTCTTGCCCCACGGCCGCTCCCAGTCCTGCCAGCGGGTTCCCCTCTTTGTAGACTTTGAAGAGATCGGCTGGTCCGGCTGGATCATCTCTCCCCGGGGATACAACGCCTACCACTGCAAAGGCTCCTGCCCGTTCCCCCTGGGGGGAAACCTCAGAGCGACCAACCATGCCACGGTGCGCTCCATCATGCATGCACTCAAGCTCTCTAGTGATGAAGTGGGAGCTCCCTGCTGCGTCCCCGACAGACTCCAGTCCATCAGTTTGTTATATTTTGATGATGAGGAGAACGTGGTTTTGAAGCAGTATGACGACATGGTGGCATTAAGCTGCGGCTGTCACTGA